A window from Pangasianodon hypophthalmus isolate fPanHyp1 chromosome 16, fPanHyp1.pri, whole genome shotgun sequence encodes these proteins:
- the ppm1ka gene encoding protein phosphatase 1K, mitochondrial: protein MSLSAITFSFLLRRSFSSVSRNASVRSGRCVCACGSAVPGIRWYAAARLDADGSGRPTTWDSFGIWDNRIEAPILLPPSIRYGKPIPRISLDHVGSASQIGHRRDNEDRLRVAELTPSTLYFALFDGHGGTQAADFCYTHMERYIRKGLEKEWDLEQVLTKAFLEVDAALASEVQMYGNASLMTVGTTATVALLRDGIELVVGSVGDSRAMLCRKGEAYTLTSDHTPERKDEKQRIRNSGGFITWNSLGQANVNSRLAMTRSIGDFDLKQSGVIAEPETTRVTLQHSHDSFLALTTDGINFIMSNQEICDVISQCHDPTEAAHIIAEQALQYGSDDNSTVIVVPFGAWGKRQNSHHSYSMSRNFACSGRWA, encoded by the exons atgtctctctctgccATCACCTTCTCCTTTCTTCTCCGCCGCTCATTCTCCTCGGTTAGCAGGAACGCTAGTGTGCGTTCgggccggtgtgtgtgtgcatgcgggTCGGCAGTGCCTGGGATCCGCTGGTACGCCGCTGCTCGTTTGGATGCCGATGGAAGCGGCCGGCCAACCACATGGGACTCATTTGGGATTTGGGACAATCGTATCGAGGCGCCCATCCTGTTGCCACCCAGCATCCGCTACGGTAAACCGATCCCGCGCATAAGCCTAGACCACGTGGGCTCGGCCTCACAGATTGGCCATCGTCGTGACAACGAGGATCGGCTCCGTGTAGCTGAGCTCACGCCCTCCACGCTCTATTTTGCTCTGTTTGACGGACATGGGGGCACGCAAGCCGCTGATTTCTGCTACACACACATGGAGCGCTATATTAg gaaGGGTCTGGAGAAAGAGTGGGATCTAGAACAGGTGTTAACAAAAGCCTTCCTAGAGGTAGACGCTGCCTTGGCCTCCGAGGTGCAGATGTATGGCAATG CCTCTCTGATGACGGTGGGCACTACGGCGACGGTGGCTTTGCTAAGAGACGGGATAGAGCTGGTCGTTGGGAGTGTTGGAGACAGTCGTGCCATGCTGTGCAGGAAGGGTGaagcatacacactcactaGCGACCATACACCCGAGAGAAAGGACGAAAAACAGAG AATACGCAACAGTGGAGGTTTCATAACTTGGAACAGTCTCGGTCAAGCCAATGTGAACAGCCGTCTGGCGATGACACGCAGCATTGGAGATTTCGACTTAAAGCAAAGCGGTGTTATCGCAGAACCCGAGACCACTCGCGTTACA TTACAGCATTCTCATGACTCATTTCTGGCCCTGACTACCGACGGCATAAACTTTATCATGAGTAACCAGGAAATCTGTGATGTCATCAGCCAGTGCCACGATCCTACAGAGGCGGCCCACATCATCGCCGAGCAG GCTCTGCAGTACGGCTCTGACGACAACAGCACGGTCATCGTGGTTCCGTTCGGAGCGTGGGGAAAGCGGCAGAATTCCCACCACAGCTACTCCATGAGCCGAAACTTCGCCTGCAGCGGACGCTGGGCCTGA
- the gprin3a gene encoding uncharacterized protein gprin3a encodes MESHPSHLDNKPKACYKTESRSKNQHQEATVPTGTRGGNGSFQLKKGGKSVDSPMQTKTPTGTVTASTPTTLAPTSTTATPATSRALIVPATASSITSTTILTTKIPDKHAVGITQGTTLTAGTSEHKKKYFREGELKTSDKNSSKNIHKTTSQISASTDLQKSLQKTPPAVETTRTALPKTVQQTTFSQIPRTMSSPKLRSSPTPTIAVDQAETFHKGRSKEMAPSLAHKFKSNDNRACVMEDSQEVHSVQPLGTKQSKVEMLQRNKDEKKNRDRKEEEGILKDIQVECTLKRSDITLQVASKCPLFPLDMLQLSPGATITSASQVKETAGKTDENAMAQERECEREKRREWIEGMDGREALEKRGGHKGKDQEKKTGEKIQKEWKGKDRNSETKEKEKEEREMEKSIPEKKFYQIISFKDAATMTEENPVPVQALDAAMQTELLYEDAEIQAVVEVSSKSTSMTHPSWSQMDPTVNLSNHEKVSRTASKSLQNGLSQDVSLDSVLAPITLESVAKSLSPTPYKSSISSKHTRQHVCKIQIELCSQSTLSDSLALSEEKDSQASSGKSGFEREPKQVEGEGDQAETGPLPDVAWDEQGMTWEVYGAAVDMESLGFAIQNHLQCKIQEHEQRIRHLRKSISLSEHSNSDGKRGRKKKKKRNVFRSLFQRSNCCLKTESEA; translated from the coding sequence ATGGAATCTCACCCAAGCCACCTCGATAACAAGCCCAAAGCATGCTACAAGACTGAGTCCAGATCCAAAAACCAGCACCAAGAGGCCACTGTGCCTACAGGCACGAGAGGAGGAAATGGGTCCTTCCAGCTCAAAAAGGGAGGAAAGTCAGTAGATTCCCCTATGCAAACCAAAACACCAACAGGGACTGTTACAGCAAGTACTCCAACCACTTTAGCTCCTACATCTACCACAGCAACACCAGCTACTTCAAGAGCACTCATTGTCCCAGCTACAGCTTCATCAATCACTTCCACCACGATTCTTACAACTAAAATCCCTGACAAGCATGCTGTTGGGATCACTCAAGGTACCACACTGACTGCAGGAACCAGTGAGCACAAGAAAAAGTATTTCAGAGAAGGAGAACTGAAGACCTCTGATAAAAACTCCTCcaagaacatccacaaaaccaCATCTCAGATTAGTGCATCCACAGATTTGCAGAAGAGCCTCCAAAAAACACCTCCAGCAGTTGAAACAACAAGAACAGCCTTGCCTAAAACTGTCCAACAAACAACTTTTTCTCAAATCCCCAGGACTATGTCCAGCCCAAAGCTCAGATCCAGTCCTACTCCAACAATTGCAGTGGACCAAGCCGAAACCTTCCATAAGGGGAGAAGCAAAGAGATGGCGCCATCACTTGCACACAAATTCAAATCTAATGACAACAGGGCATGTGTGATGGAAGACAGTCAAGAGGTGCATAGTGTGCAGCCACTGGGGACAAAACAGAGCAAGGTAGAAATGCTTCAGAGGAATAAAGATGAAAAGAAGAACAGAGacaggaaagaagaagaaggcatCCTTAAGGACATACAAGTGGAATGCACTCTCAAAAGAAGTGACATCACTCTTCAGGTAGCATCTAAATGTCCCCTTTTTCCACTAGACATGCTGCAGTTATCTCCAGGGGCAACAATCACCTCTGCATCACAGGTGAAGGAGACAGCAGGCAAGACAGATGAAAATGCCATGGCccaggagagagagtgtgagagagaaaaaagaagggaaTGGATAGAAGGTATGGATGGAAGAGAAGCCCTTGAAAAGAGAGGTGGACATAAAGGGAAAGACCAGGAGAAAAAGACAGgagagaaaatacagaaagaatGGAAGGGCAAAGACAGAAACAGTGaaactaaagagaaagaaaaggaggaaagagaAATGGAAAAGTCAATACCAGAAAAGAAATTTTACCAGATCATTAGCTTCAAAGATGCTGCGACGATGACTGAGGAGAACCCCGTTCCTGTCCAAGCACTTGATGCTGCCATGCAGACAGAGCTCTTGTATGAGGATGCTGAAATTCAGGCTGTTGTAGAGGTCAGCAGTAAGTCCACGAGCATGACACATCCATCCTGGAGCCAAATGGACCCTACGGTTAACCTCAGCAACCATGAGAAGGTTTCTAGAACTGCCAGTAAGAGCTTACAAAATGGACTTAGCCAAGATGTCAGCTTAGATTCAGTTTTAGCACCAATTACTCTTGAATCAGTGGCTAAAAGTCTGAGTCCAACCCCCTACAAGTCTTCCATATCCTCCAAACATACTCGGCAACATGTCTGTAAAATCCAGATTGAATTGTGCAGCCAATCCACTCTGTCTGACAGTCTGGCTTTGTCTGAGGAGAAGGATTCACAAGCTTCTTCAGGAAAGTCTGGCTTTGAAAGGGAACCCAAGCAAGTGGAAGGAGAGGGAGACCAAGCGGAGACAGGTCCGCTTCCAGATGTGGCGTGGGATGAGCAAGGCATGACGTGGGAGGTTTATGGAGCGGCTGTAGATATGGAGTCTCTCGGCTTTGCCATCCAGAATCACCTCCAGTGCAAGATCCAAGAACACGAGCAGCGCATTAGACACCTCCGCAAGTCTATCTCACTCTCCGAGCACTCGAATAGTGATGGGAAAAGAGgtagaaagaagaagaagaaaaggaatgTCTTCCGGTCACTGTTCCAAAGATCCAATTGTTGCTTGAAGACTGAATCTGAAGCCTAA